The following DNA comes from Anastrepha obliqua isolate idAnaObli1 chromosome 1, idAnaObli1_1.0, whole genome shotgun sequence.
CTGCCATTACTTACGTCAATATCACACCTGGAGCGACGAAATCTGTGAATGATGGATTCATTGTGCCGTAAATGGGTTCTCTAAATTGAATTGGCACATCGCCGAGTTTGGGATTATTGCCGCATTGATCCAACAATGACATGGCAAAGTCGCGGTAGGCCAGTTGTATGTCACGATTCAGCATAATACCGATTTGCTGATTGGACATATCCAGCCAAACTTTAATTTCCGATTGTTCAATAGTCTCATCATCAGCATCACGTCCTTAAAAAATGCgcaaaacgaataaaaaaaaattaatagaaattcaTGTGAGGAAAATAAGTTTCCGGTCATTACCCAATGCCACACGTGCTACAAATGCGTCTGTGAAGTTCTCCGTTATGTAGAGCACACCCCAAGCTCTGCCCTGCCGCACCTCATTTTTAGCAACCTCCAGATCGGTGTAGTACGTCTTATCCATAGTGTCATTCAGATGGCTCAAATAGCGGCAACCGAGATTCGTGAAATGGCAAGAATCCTCCCAATAGCAGATATTCTAAGATACGGAAAGGCATGGAAAAgtgtttaagaaaattaaaaaaaatataaaaattatgtgcgTAGTAGTTGTGCGTTAAATTTGCACTCACTGTATTGTTCATTTCACTGTTGACGATCGCCAAATTCAAACCGGTCGGGTCACGTCCAATTGCCAAACAGAAGAGTATCACCTGCATTACGGGCAGCGCGAAAATGAACAGCATCACACCGACGTTACGCCACATGCGTAGGAAGTTTTTGGTCAACAATGCCTTCATTTTGCCTTTAGTTGTGACCTACCGAGAGAGTATGGGAAGTTTACGATTGAAAGGCTTATTTTTGGTCGAATGTTTAGTGGTTTATTGAGACGATTCGGATCGTTTGAGTATTACGCACCTTGCACAAATTCGCACAGCAATCTTGGCAGCTTTCTTCATCTTTGGGACTATTGCGTTTCATGGGTGGCGGATCGTAGGGCTCCTGGTTCAACTGTGTGTGCAAAAATAGTGgttgtgtttttgtgtttttcgtaATATTTCATAGAAAAGGAAATGAGATGAGTTAATTGTTTGTCATTGCTATGGAATTTGTTATATTAAAACCACTGctctattacaaaaaaaaaaaaaaaaaacattctacacatttttttaaacgccGGTCCAGTAGGGGGAAATCAAAATGAGACTACTCATACTCATTCAAAGTCATCCTCACACTTTTctgtattttcttataaaaattatgatcTTTCGATGAGCTCCAACAAGTAACGGGATTTTCAGTAGTAGTGTACTATCTTGCAACTCTTATATTGGTAATTTTAGGCTGACGTCACTCTTTCAGGAGCGGTTTccggaaaaagtttgaaaagcatttAGAGAACTTTTCAGCCGTCACGAATGTGAATGTGAATCCAGAGTTGGGCATTTTGCAGTATCACTAAAAAGATATCTACTAAAAAATTTGTGGTAATTAAAACAAGCGTTTCATTAACCCTAAATCTtcagtttttcagtgttttaaccATCcgcattaattatttaatgcacTATGCCCAACCCTGTGTGAATCCTTCAAATTTactgtgcaaattaaaaatcagTTTGACCAACTTATAGAACTCGTGATGAATTTGGATCAGCTGCGACACTCTGCGTTTAATCTCTGAGGCAAGGCCACAAGTTGAGCTACTAACGAAATAAAGacataaaagttttaaaagataCCGAAAACTGAGTTCATCGGTAGCAGGAGAGTCCAAGTGGCAGAGAATCACCGATGACAGATTACAGAAGGAAGCGCATTCCGCTATAGAACggaagaatgatagaatacaaggttTGTCCATccgaaacaaaattgtgagagcaaCTTTGGCAGCCGCTATGGTCGAATGATtggggcgtgactaccatttggaggtgcgtaggttcgaatctccgtacatgaaatactaaaatgatagaaaaggttttttctaatagcagtcgctccGCGGCAGGCAATAACGAATCGCCGAGTGCATTTTTaccatgagaaagctcctcataaaaaaatatctgctgttcggagtcgatttgaaactgtaggtttctccatttgtggagcaatatcaagacgcacgccacaaatgggaagagctcggctaaaatacccaaaaagagtgtaagcgccaattataaaggggttttcaataagaggtgttattttgatattcaaagaaatatgattttttttaatataaatgaacggatgtttatttcattataaagaagaaggtatgcggttaatagtggaaaataacatgaggcaaatgaccaccacggccacgcttacaggacaatatgcttttcatgaaattttccataaccgaattgcaaagtggctgccctaagtCGACGataacctcacgaattccatttttgaggtcttgaatcgaccatgggctgttggcgtagaccttttctttcacgtggccccaaagaaaaaagtcacaaggtgttaaatcacaagatttcggtagccaattgtgatcacctcttcgagagataacacggtccggaaacttttcccgtaaaagatcaatggtttcgttgcttgtgtggcacgtagcgccgtcttgttgaaaataaacgttgtctagatcaataccatccaattccggccataaaaaatcgttaatcatctctcgatagccttttatatatttaaataacacctgttattggaaaaccctttatatatatttggtaAGGTTTTGGTAAGCCATCATGTattgtttaacgccagaacaacctTTCTAAATTACAGAAATTTACTTAGTAAATCTGTTTGCGAAGTTTATAGAGCGAAGAAGGCGCCGAAATgtcgtgcctataaaatacagctcgtgcaagaattgaaccCATGAAATGGCCTACGAGatcataataaaagaaaatctatccaaaaatatttctgttttctatTATCATTTCAAGCTCTTATTTCGCCCTTATTGCCCTTATTTTAGCCCTTTTATCTGGCTGGAACGTAGCAATTGAATAAACCAAAAGAGAACTCTTTTGCAGGGGAAATTTGCCAGCAAATCAGCTGGTtgtgtcaaattcactgagaacaGGACAATGGTTCGCGGGTGTCACCACCTTTTgtattctctccatcgtggcTTTAATTATCTTCATTTCTTCAGCTGAAAGGCAAGATAcgcttattttcatttatttaatagcTGTGAACTTTGCTTTTCCGCAACCCTAACGGGAGAGTCTTGCACTTAGTACAAAAGGTAATAGGCAGGCAACATGACTCATAAGTTCCATAAGTCGGCTTAGAATTAGGAAAAATTTGATACTCCGAAATAGCGGCGAAGTAGATTTTGCTGTATTTTTGAGGGGGACTAAAAGGCGCTGATCGACTTTTAGCTCCTATTGACATATCAAATATTCAATTCGAATATTTATTGTCAATAAGAGGCTAGATTGAATGCTCAATTTACAAAATCTACTTAGTACTGTTTGTGAAACAAacataaaaagtttttcaaaatttttgaaaagaagcAATATTTCTATGAAATATGACAAACCAGTGCCACTAATATGTTTCTGTGTAATaaacatttgtttatttaacgATAAGATAAACAGGGATTAGCCGAAGGAATTCCGCTGCTAGTGCTAGCAATTAAAGTTAAGATTCGTAACAACAAAGCGACTATTACCTCTTCAagcatttgctaaattttttgaagGTGTAAAAACGCTCACGAGAGAGTCTTTCAAAAATCAGTTAATGgagtatttttttccttatacgGTTGAGTATTTCATCAATCACGGAAATATGAAATCGGCTTTAAATTGAACAAAAGTTAGAGAGCAAAGTGGCGCATATTTGATGCATGTAAAGCCTATACatcctccactgcgttggaaagatcaggtggagaaggacttggcttcacttggcgtTTCCAACtgcttagcacgagaaagatacgactggcgcgctttgttaaacttgggctttgtcaaaatcgcgcaagtgcttatcgcgccaatcaagaagaagaaatcttATAAATACTTCCTCCTTCCGTATTAATTTCTAGGTAGACCTAATTTAGGGGAAATATGCGCCTCAGGCAcggtgaaaagaattcagaagaTGTGGCCAAGATCGGACCGTTAACCAGCTATTAGCGATTTTGATAGAACCAGCGGATTGGCTGACGTCACCAGGGCCGTAGCATCGTTTTGTATCCCAAAAAACTGGGATCGTGTTGATtataacgaaaaaaatcaacacagccttCGTTCATGTTGTttcgttgctatctgaacaacgactgttTGGGTGACTgagtgaatacgtgtgaaatgaacgggcagaaatcggctgccgaatctctCAAGTGACGTGACAGCCCAGGGCGAATTGAGTACCATAGGTTGGTTGGTTGCTtgtattgctttcgcctactctttcccttcacaaacaagtaattccccttccttttgtttgtttattcatgggctctgacgacacagcgaattcgaAAGGCGCAACCATGTATTCTATCATGCTtggtggcagccgaagttcccctcacaattttctttttcaccagaGTTAGAGAGCAAACCTCGTACATCTATCATCCCTGgtgtgaaatgagcgagcagaattcggctgccacttccccaattttttttttatcacagtAGATTGGCCTAACCTGCTTACCTATCTTGCTTGCGCCACAACTAACCAGAGAAGTAACCTCCACTTATTATACATCGTAGGTATTTTTGTGGCGTACTTGACTTTGTCGACTCTGAAGACTTTTTGGCAAATTAGTTCTTATTTAAGCCAACTAAAAATTCATTATACAATTTAATGTCTGGAAaggagtttttttctttttaaaaaatatttaagtttgtCCAGTAGCTTCTAATTTAGGTCTCGCTTATttttcccctcacaattttttcaaagttcttacattaaatacatacttacgataataattataaacatttgcaGTTATTCATAAtgagaaagatgaaaaaattaaatttattggatTAAAACAAACCGTAAAGACCGATCCATTTGTTTCGGTAATCAGCACTTCTTTGCTTTGATGGAAATTCAGTCCGACGACGCCACCTTCTTGACTTGAGCTGGGCTTATCCATTTTACTGCCGAATGCCATGGCATGTAATGAAATATTATTACTGTTAGTCAAAATTTGAACGCGATCATTATtcataagcaacaacaacaaccaccatAGGATGGAATTCATTTCAAACCGCATGAACAAAATGATCACCAACCAGTACCAGTACGTGAAGGCCGAGCGATGAGTCAcaaaatacgaatacgaatacgagtGCGAGTACGAATACGAGTACGAATACGAGTACGAATACGAGTACGAGTACGAGTACATGTGTATGTGGTGTACGCAGGCACGCAGTGTTGTGTGAACCAATTAGATTAACGCATTGAGGAGCACAACAACAGCGAGGATTGCGAATGGCACGAATGCAGGGTGAGTtgtaaatatgcataaaatatgtgaaaaaataaggaaaataaaaatataaaaaaatcgtagaaatgtattaatattcgatgtttttatgatgattagcaacaacaactacaaacacacgcaaatacaaaatactatttatatgtaatatatgaaatgagGTACATAGTACAAAGATATAAACAAACTTATCGGCACGCCGAAATGCAAAAACcgttactaataaaaaatttttaattcacatttttattgcttatgatgcatttcatcaaattataatattagaaaaagttttacattttttaagtgAAGCTTCTTAGgcatcgatggacgagcgagaatggagagtaaaatttcaaggccatgcaacgttttgggcgttttcgttccgcgagagagaaaaaagatataacgtaggagaaaaggagagagagagctataccttatatgtatcttagatacactttaggctatttttcttgagttttcccttgtggttgctaatttctagtgagatataacactgcctacttttttgcgcttgtttgttggtacaaacttgtaggaaatatatttttggtgcctactttttggcgttatatttccttggtgcctactgtttggtggggtttttggtcccaattttttgggcgtttttttggtgcctactttttgacgtTTATTTccctttcctggctagtgcttgtgcgtattataaagtgctatccattccggcgtcggatttattggtattgccttgcggtaatttgtgccgttgctgcggtcctggaatcgttGCGTTTGTGCGGTGCTGTACGcttggagtagtgcgcgttggtGCCATGTTTTGTGTCCGGCATTTActtacaccggtcgaccctcccccgtttttgtaagttttgtctatttgtattctctgcaaatgttgtgaatttatttagatatatattctatttctctctctcgctctctcgGGCCTTTGtgtctttctttgtctgccttgaaagtttcacttctgttatgtgtactacgctacatgtATTTCTTGTTTAGGAGGTAATTCGACCCTAgtagtttgcaaaaaattacCAAGCATGGTTTGCCCTTATAAATATTCTtcattttataatgtttttcaattctcctattttttttttgttttttattttattttttttgtttttttttagttttttgcttaatgattcttatttatttcctttcttataaacaaacttttttgttagTTACGGCTGTTTGCATTTCAGGCGACGGCGAGTatataatttttcctttttttgttgtttttgtttaaatatgatattttcTTACTAATTTGGGGCTTTAACttcatgcgtatgtgtgtgtgtctgtttAGTGTTGACTTATGTTTTTCTctctcaatatttttaatggcAAGTTTCATGCAAAGTTGCGTTTATCaataatatttctcttttttctttaaataataattatgatAAATTCACCACGAGTTCAATACACTAAACTCACCTAAAATTCACATTCGAGATTTCTCCTTTTTGGCTTTGCATGCGCGACAACTTCAGGAAAACCTCTTCCAGACTAATACATTTGTACATTGACAGCAAAACGCTGGGTGACTCCTCAGCCAACAAATGACCGGAGCGCATAAGGCCAATCTGAAATTCGATCAAAACAATGCAAACATATAATTCACTACCCAACTGAACACCCTTCAGCATCACTCATACGCACCGTGTGTGCTTGACGCGCCTCCTCAATGTAATGTGTCGTTATAATTACTGTCTTTTGTCCAGCCTTTGTGATATGCACCAAGTGATTCCAGATACTCTGTCGCAATAGAGGGTCCACGCCCACTGTTGGCTCGTCCAAAATCAGCAATTCCGGATCGTGCATAAGTGCCACAGCAAAGGAGACACGTCGCTGTTGGCCACCACTCAAGTTCTTCACCAAACGCTTCTCAGATGGCAGATCGAGGAAATTCAATAAGAATTGCAGACGCTCCATGATCTCTTTGGTGCCCATGCCGAATATCCAACCGAAGTACATCATTGTCTCGCGTATCGAGAATTCACCGTACAAGGCGATCTCCTGTGGCATGTAGCCGACACGTTTGCCGGGTACGCCGGAGCCACGTGTACCTGGTTTGCCGCCGAGCACGAAAATCTCGCCCGAGTCCATACGCCGTCGTCCCACAATGCATGAGAGTAATGTGGTTTTTCCACAACCAGAGGCGCCTAGGAGGCCGTAGCTgaaaagaaagagagagaaagacATGTAAATAGTTGTTGTGGATTGTTTGAGAAAGTGTGGGAGACTGAAAGCTACATCTAAACTCTATTCAAaacagtttttatatttttttattgtaattttagtATTGCCAGTAGAACATTAAGACACTTTTAGCCTTTTTCTTTGAAACCATGTAAAACAAGTTGTGAACTAAATGATcgttcccgatattttttgcaAGATTTGAATTGCCACCCAAAATGTGGTCGCTTTGCATAGTTTAATTTTCACCTTTTGATCCTAAAAGGAATTTTGAGGCttcctctaaatgttgctgcTCTCTCCTAAATGTTGGTGCTTAACTTCGTATTTTCTTGATAACTTGCCTAACCTGTGAATGGCAAAAAATCACTTGTGCGCCTTGTGGCACTTGCATTTCAAAAGTAATGCACCCATGAATTTACACTTGATTTGTATTACTAGGAATCATGCCGGAGTGCTCTGAGATCTGCCTGTGCTAAGTTCATTGACAAAGTAAGGCGCAGCGTAAGTACTGGTACTGCAGAAGGAGCCAATGATTTCATCTGTGATTCAATGCTTTTGCGTACGGCCCAAAACTTGGGAGTGTAAATAGAAATATTGCTGCTGATAACATAAAAGGTGCGGCTATTAAATAATGAGGCTGACATGAGCCATAGCAGAAGTACACATGCGCGAAGAGCCAGCAACCGACAGCTGCTTAGCGTCAAACATTCGCTTTCGAATGCAGTACCTCTTTTTTTGTCGGgaaaactagcaagtacagcactcagacacaattaagtccattgtaccgCACTCgtgttccctttttaattttttcccagcTCTACCTTACAGGAACAAGGTTTTTCaatgccgactcgcaggattttccactttgataggcatgATGAAATGGCGACAGAGGGTGAGCCCTCAGCGAACTCTGATGCACGCCCAATTCCATCAGCTATTCGAGACTTTTTAACATGCAAtaagtcatgctgatgggtctaatgcttttggggctggtgtagtcaccTCTTCCAACCTTAGGGATGAAGGCAACCCTCACCAttctccaagagcgtggtatataGGCTAGTGCCAGGCATGCAGAGAACAGCATgacaggatatatgccatctcgTCTaggcgacttgtagccgccaaaagatttgatggcaaatcgaatggcggcctccttcaccacagatctggcaccataccagtcatgccgagaaggtgtagcagctctgataACCGCCTCTATCAATAAAGGCTGGTGCCGGCCGACGTTTATCTGATTACCGGTAAAGTGAGATttcatcagcaagctgagtggcTCACTTTGCCTCTCCGTGAAGGTGCCATCatatttcctaagtgaccccagctttccAGTTGGgccccttttcaggatcctaaccaatttcacCGTGTCACTCAgtgattcaataccgctgcagaactCCCTTTAGGaagctcttttcgattcccgaataaacCTCTTGTAGTTTTTCTGAACATTACGTTATCGCTCCCAATCCTtagcaaggttagtcttgagggccctgtttagaagttttctcgactcacgccttaACGTCTAaagctctcgattccaccaaaGAACGGGAGTTCGGTcagggagaggtcgaattggacaggctgactcaaaacattcagtgAAGgtagcgttgagtttctcaacagccgcctcaatgccCTGTTCTTTCCGAAGTCTTGTTGGCCTCACGTCAAGTCCCCACAGCGcccccctaaacttctgccagtctgtttttctagGGTtcctagagggcaatggcatttgtgct
Coding sequences within:
- the LOC129241700 gene encoding ABC transporter G family member 23 isoform X1, producing the protein MLITAASDPVMATNNDGGTAAQWNRSSQAAVSVRHAFKAYGKKKNANQVLNNLNMTVPKGTIYGLLGASGCGKTTLLSCIVGRRRMDSGEIFVLGGKPGTRGSGVPGKRVGYMPQEIALYGEFSIRETMMYFGWIFGMGTKEIMERLQFLLNFLDLPSEKRLVKNLSGGQQRRVSFAVALMHDPELLILDEPTVGVDPLLRQSIWNHLVHITKAGQKTVIITTHYIEEARQAHTIGLMRSGHLLAEESPSVLLSMYKCISLEEVFLKLSRMQSQKGEISNVNFSNNISLHAMAFGSKMDKPSSSQEGGVVGLNFHQSKEVLITETNGSVFTLNQEPYDPPPMKRNSPKDEESCQDCCANLCKVTTKGKMKALLTKNFLRMWRNVGVMLFIFALPVMQVILFCLAIGRDPTGLNLAIVNSEMNNTNICYWEDSCHFTNLGCRYLSHLNDTMDKTYYTDLEVAKNEVRQGRAWGVLYITENFTDAFVARVALGRDADDETIEQSEIKVWLDMSNQQIGIMLNRDIQLAYRDFAMSLLDQCGNNPKLGDVPIQFREPIYGTMNPSFTDFVAPGVILTIVFFLAVALTSSALIIERTEGLLDRSWVAGVTPGEILFSHVITQFVVMCGQTTLVLIFMLVVFGVTNNGDLLWVVVLTLLQGLCGMCFGFLISSVCELERNAIQLALGSFYPTLLLSGVIWPIEGMPIVLRYISLCLPLTLATTSLRSILTRGWAITEKAVYSGFLSTLAWIFGFLILTLLVLRAKRG
- the LOC129241700 gene encoding ABC transporter G family member 23 isoform X2, coding for MATNNDGGTAAQWNRSSQAAVSVRHAFKAYGKKKNANQVLNNLNMTVPKGTIYGLLGASGCGKTTLLSCIVGRRRMDSGEIFVLGGKPGTRGSGVPGKRVGYMPQEIALYGEFSIRETMMYFGWIFGMGTKEIMERLQFLLNFLDLPSEKRLVKNLSGGQQRRVSFAVALMHDPELLILDEPTVGVDPLLRQSIWNHLVHITKAGQKTVIITTHYIEEARQAHTIGLMRSGHLLAEESPSVLLSMYKCISLEEVFLKLSRMQSQKGEISNVNFSNNISLHAMAFGSKMDKPSSSQEGGVVGLNFHQSKEVLITETNGSVFTLNQEPYDPPPMKRNSPKDEESCQDCCANLCKVTTKGKMKALLTKNFLRMWRNVGVMLFIFALPVMQVILFCLAIGRDPTGLNLAIVNSEMNNTNICYWEDSCHFTNLGCRYLSHLNDTMDKTYYTDLEVAKNEVRQGRAWGVLYITENFTDAFVARVALGRDADDETIEQSEIKVWLDMSNQQIGIMLNRDIQLAYRDFAMSLLDQCGNNPKLGDVPIQFREPIYGTMNPSFTDFVAPGVILTIVFFLAVALTSSALIIERTEGLLDRSWVAGVTPGEILFSHVITQFVVMCGQTTLVLIFMLVVFGVTNNGDLLWVVVLTLLQGLCGMCFGFLISSVCELERNAIQLALGSFYPTLLLSGVIWPIEGMPIVLRYISLCLPLTLATTSLRSILTRGWAITEKAVYSGFLSTLAWIFGFLILTLLVLRAKRG
- the LOC129241700 gene encoding ABC transporter G family member 23 isoform X3 — its product is MLITAASDPVMATNNDGGTAAQWNRSSQAAVSVRHAFKAYGKKKNANQVLNNLNMTVPKGTIYGLLGASGCGKTTLLSCIVGRRRMDSGEIFVLGGKPGTRGSGVPGKRVGYMPQEIALYGEFSIRETMMYFGWIFGMGTKEIMERLQFLLNFLDLPSEKRLVKNLSGGQQRRVSFAVALMHDPELLILDEPTVGVDPLLRQSIWNHLVHITKAGQKTVIITTHYIEEARQAHTIGLMRSGHLLAEESPSVLLSMYKCISLEEVFLKLSRMQSQKGEISNVNFSKMDKPSSSQEGGVVGLNFHQSKEVLITETNGSVFTLNQEPYDPPPMKRNSPKDEESCQDCCANLCKVTTKGKMKALLTKNFLRMWRNVGVMLFIFALPVMQVILFCLAIGRDPTGLNLAIVNSEMNNTNICYWEDSCHFTNLGCRYLSHLNDTMDKTYYTDLEVAKNEVRQGRAWGVLYITENFTDAFVARVALGRDADDETIEQSEIKVWLDMSNQQIGIMLNRDIQLAYRDFAMSLLDQCGNNPKLGDVPIQFREPIYGTMNPSFTDFVAPGVILTIVFFLAVALTSSALIIERTEGLLDRSWVAGVTPGEILFSHVITQFVVMCGQTTLVLIFMLVVFGVTNNGDLLWVVVLTLLQGLCGMCFGFLISSVCELERNAIQLALGSFYPTLLLSGVIWPIEGMPIVLRYISLCLPLTLATTSLRSILTRGWAITEKAVYSGFLSTLAWIFGFLILTLLVLRAKRG